One Camelus bactrianus isolate YW-2024 breed Bactrian camel chromosome 14, ASM4877302v1, whole genome shotgun sequence genomic region harbors:
- the SLITRK5 gene encoding SLIT and NTRK-like protein 5 gives MHTCCPPVTLEQDLHRKMQSWMLQTLAFALTSLVLSCAETIDYYGEICDNACPCEEKDGILTVSCENRGIISLSEISPPRFPIYHLLLSGNLLNRLYPNEFVNYTGASILHLGSNVIQDIETGAFHGLRGLRRLHLNNNKLELLRDDTFLGLESLEYLQVDYNYISVIEPNAFGKLHLLQVLILNDNLLSSLPNNLFRFVPLTHLDLRGNRLKLLPYVGLLQHMDKVVELQLEENPWNCSCELISLKDWLDSISYSALVGDVVCETPFRLHGRDLDEVSKQELCPRKLISDYEMRPQTPLSTTGYLHTTPASVNSVATSSSAVYKPPLKAPKGTRQPNKPRVRPTSRQPSKDLGYGNYGPSIAYQTKSPVPLECPTACTCNLQISDLGLNVNCQERKIESIAELQPKPYNPKKMYLTENYIALVRRSDFLEATGLDLLHLGNNRISMIQDRAFGDLTNLRRLYLNGNRIERLSPELFYGLQSLQYLFLQYNLIREIQPGTFDPVPNLQLLFLNNNLLQAMPSGVFSGLTLLRLNLRSNHFTSLPVSGVLDQLKSLIQIDLHDNPWDCTCDVVGMKLWVEQLKVGVLVDEVICKAPKKFAETDMRSIKSELLCPDYSDVVVSTPTPSSIQVPVRTSAVTPAVRLNSTGAPAGLGAGGGASSVPLSVLILSLLLVFIMSVFVAAGLFVLVMKRRKKNQSDHTSTNNSDVSSFNMQYSVYGGGGGAGGHPHAHVHHRGPALPKVKTPAGHVYEYIPHPLGHMCKNPIYRSREGNSVEDYKDLHELKVTYSSNHHLQQQPPPPPPQPPQPPQQQPPPQLQLQPGEEERRESHHLRSPAYSVSTIEPREDLLSPVQDADRFYRGILEPDKHCSTTPAGNSLPEYPKFPCSPAAYTFSPNYDLRRPHQYLHPGAGDSRLREPVLYSPPSAVFVEPNRNEYLELKAKLNVEPDYLEVLEKQTTFSQF, from the coding sequence ATGCACACTTGCTGCCCCCCAGTAACTTTGGAACAGGACCTTCACAGAAAAATGCAGAGCTGGATGCTGCAGACTCTAGCGTTTGCTCTAACATCTCTCGTCCTCTCATGTGCAGAAACCATCGATTATTATGGGGAAATCTGTGACAATGCATGTCCTTGTGAGGAAAAGGACGGCATTTTAACTGTGAGCTGTGAAAACCGGGGGATTATCAGCCTCTCTGAAATTAGCCCTCCCCGTTTCCCAATCTACCACCTCTTGTTGTCTGGAAATCTTTTGAACCGTCTCTATCCCAATGAGTTTGTCAATTATACTGGGGCTTCAATTTTGCATCTGGGTAGCAATGTGATCCAGGACATTGAGACCGGGGCTTTCCACGGGTTGCGGGGTTTAAGGAGATTGCATCTGAACAATAATAAGCTGGAACTTCTGCGAGATGATACCTTCCTTGGCTTAGAGAGCCTGGAGTACCTACAGGTCGATTACAATTACATCAGTGTCATTGAACCCAATGCTTTTGGGAAACTGCATTTGTTGCAGGTGCTCATCCTCAATGACAATCTCTTGTCCAGTTTACCCAACAACCTTTTCCGTTTTGTGCCCTTAACTCACCTGGACCTGCGGGGGAACCGGCTGAAACTTCTGCCCTATGTGGGGCTGTTGCAGCACATGGATAAAGTTGTGGAGTTACAGCTGGAGGAAAACCCCTGGAATTGCTCCTGTGAGCTGATCTCTCTGAAGGATTGGTTAGACAGCATCTCCTACTCAGCCCTGGTGGGGGATGTGGTTTGTGAGACCCCTTTCCGCTTACACGGCCGGGACTTGGACGAGGTGTCCAAGCAGGAACTTTGCCCAAGGAAACTTATTTCAGACTATGAGATGAGGCCTCAGACGCCTTTGAGCACCACGGGGTATTTACATACCACCCCGGCCTCCGTGAATTCCGTGGCCACTTCTTCCTCTGCTGTTTACAAACCCCCCTTGAAGGCCCCCAAAGGGACCCGCCAACCTAACAAGCCCAGGGTGCGCCCCACCTCTCGGCAGCCCTCCAAGGACCTGGGCTACGGCAACTATGGCCCCAGCATCGCCTACCAGACCAAATCTCCGGTGCCTTTGGAGTGTCCCACCGCGTGCACTTGCAACCTGCAAATCTCTGATCTGGGCCTCAACGTCAACTGCCAGGAGCGCAAAATCGAGAGCATCGCAGAGCTGCAGCCCAAGCCCTACAACCCCAAGAAGATGTATCTGACGGAGAACTACATTGCCCTGGTGCGCAGGAGTGACTTCCTGGAGGCCACCGGGCTGGACCTCTTGCACCTGGGCAACAACCGCATCTCCATGATCCAGGACCGCGCCTTCGGGGATCTCACCAACCTGAGGCGCCTCTACCTAAACGGCAACAGGATCGAGAGGCTGAGCCCGGAGCTGTTCTATGGCCTGCAGAGCTTGCAGTATCTCTTCCTCCAGTACAACCTCATACGCGAGATTCAGCCCGGGACTTTCGATCCAGTCCCAAACCTCCAGCTGCTATTCCTGAACAACAACCTCCTGCAGGCCATGCCCTCTGGCGTCTTCTCAGGCCTGACCCTCCTCAGACTAAACCTGAGGAGTAACCACTTCACCTCCTTGCCGGTGAGTGGAGTTCTGGACCAGCTGAAGTCACTCATCCAAATCGACCTGCACGACAACCCTTGGGATTGTACCTGCGACGTGGTGGGCATGAAGCTGTGGGTCGAGCAGCTCAAAGTGGGTGTCTTGGTGGACGAAGTCATCTGCAAGGCGCCCAAGAAGTTCGCTGAGACGGATATGCGCTCCATTAAGTCGGAGCTGCTGTGCCCAGACTACTCGGACGTGGTGGTTTCCACGCCCACACCCTCCTCCATCCAGGTCCCGGTGAGGACCAGCGCCGTGACCCCCGCGGTGCGGCTGAACAGCACCGGGGCCCCGGCGGGCCTGGGCGCGGGCGGAGGAGCGTCGTCGGTGCCCTTGTCCGTGCTGATCCTCAGCCTGCTGCTGGTCTTCATCATGTCGGTCTTCGTGGCCGCCGGGCTCTTCGTGCTAGTCATGAAGCGCAGGAAGAAGAACCAGAGCGACCACACCAGCACTAACAATTCCGACGTGAGCTCCTTCAACATGCAGTACAGCGTAtacggcggcggcgggggcgcgggAGGCCACCCGCACGCGCACGTGCACCACCGCGGGCCTGCGCTGCCCAAGGTGAAGACGCCCGCCGGCCACGTGTACGAGTACATCCCCCATCCACTGGGCCACATGTGCAAAAACCCTATCTACCGCTCCCGGGAGGGCAACTCCGTGGAGGATTACAAAGACCTGCACGAGCTCAAGGTCACTTATAGTAGCAACCACCACCTgcagcagcagccgccgccgccgccgccgcagccgccgcagccgccccagcagcagcccccgccgcagctgcagctgcagccgggggaggaggagaggcggGAAAGCCACCACTTGCGGAGCCCCGCCTATAGCGTCAGCACTATCGAGCCCCGGGAGGACCTGCTGTCGCCGGTGCAGGACGCCGACCGCTTTTACAGAGGCATTTTAGAACCAGACAAACACTGCTCCACCACCCCCGCCGGCAACAGCCTCCCGGAATATCCCAAGTTCCCGTGCAGCCCTGCTGCTTATACTTTCTCCCCCAACTATGACCTGAGACGCCCCCATCAGTATTTGCACCCGGGGGCAGGGGACAGCAGGCTGCGGGAACCGGTGCTCTACAGCCCCCCCAGTGCTGTCTTTGTAGAACCCAACCGGAACGAATATCTGGagttaaaagcaaaactaaacgtTGAGCCGGACTACCTCGAAGTGCTGGAAAAACAGACCACTTTTAGCCAGTTCTAA